A stretch of DNA from Nitratireductor thuwali:
ACGCCGCGGCCCAGGATGTTGACCGGATAGAAGCTCGAATAGTCGAGGCTCGACACACCCAGCACCGGATGGAGCTGCGGGTTCTCGGCGCCGTAGAGGAACGTATAGCCGTCGGCGGGCGCCGCGTTCACATAGGCCGTCGAGATCGCGCCGGCGCCGCCGGATTTGTTGAGCACGACGATCGACGTGCCGAGCGCCTGCTCTGCCGCGGGGTTGACCGCGCGCGCGACCGTGTCGGTAGCGCCGCCCGCGCCCCACATCACCACGCCCAGAAGCTCGCGCTCCGGAAATTCCTGCGCGGCCGAGATGGCAGTCATCATCAATAGGGCAGATGTTGCCCGGATCATCTTGCGAATCATGTTTCCTCCCTTGGCGGCACCATCTGCCGCACCCACCGGCATATAATACGGAGGGGACCTTGTCAGGCATCCATCAAGGTGCAGATGCGGCCCCTCCAAGCCCAGCCAGGGCAGGATGACGGCGTTGCGAAGATAACGCAATTACCAATTATTCGACGAGCCATAACCTGACGCTATAGTTTGGCGCCCCGCGCGGTGGTCTCTTCCATGATATGGCGCAACTTGTCGATCAGGGTTTCGGCGAAGCTGGACAACGCCACGTCGCTGCGTCGGGCAATGTAGGTCTGGAATTCTGTCGGCCCGGCGATTGGCACGACCGCGATGTCGGACCGGGCGATGTCGGCGACCGTGAACGTGTCGACGACGGCCACCCCCAGATCCTCCTTGATCAGGGCAAGCACCGTGGTGCCGAACCGGGCGCGAATGGCGATGTCGTAGTCGAGATCCTCGCGCGCAAAGATACTCGCCATGATCCCGCCATACGGATCGTTGGGATCGATTCCGATCAGCGGACAACTGGCGATCTCGGCCGGTGTGACCACCTCCCGCGCGGCAAGGGGATGGTTCGGCGCGACGATGACCACCAGGTGGCCCCTGGCCAGCGGTTCGAACAGAATGGAGGGATGATCGAAGCGGTAGCTCATCGCGACGAACTCGCCTCGTCCCAGCATCAGGTAGTCGATGGCGTCCTCGATCTTGAGAATGTCGATGTCGATGCGGATGTCCGGATAGCGCCGCTTGATGGCGGCGATCGCCCGCGGGACCATCACATTGGCAATGCTCGGCACGGAGCCGAAGGAAAGTTCCACCCCGCGCCCGCGCTCGAGCTGCCTGATGGTGAATTGCAGGTCCTCGATCTTCTTGTGCACCTCCTGCAACTGCTCGAAGACGTGGACCGCTTCCGGCGACGGCACATAGCGGCCGCCCTTTCGGATGAAGAGCTTGATCCCGAGCAGATCTTCAAGGTGCTTCATCGACCGGCTGACGCCGGGCTGGGCGACGTTGAGCAGCCGCGCCGCCCCGGCGATGCTGCCGGCAACCATGACCGCACGGACGACTTCAATCTGGCGTAGCGTCAGCATGTCCCGACCTCTTTTCCTGGCAGGAGTTGCCCGATGTGCAGCGTCGCCAGGCTGCCCCTCGGCACGGGCAGAAGCGCCACCGGCCAGCGCGGCGCATATTGAGGGCACAAGGCGCCGCGGCACAAGCTGAAGATGGCAGCCGGCCCGGCCGATTTATTTCTGGCACTCCTATCATTCGACTGCCAAATCCTCTATATGACAGACGTGGCCCCTACATGCTCCCATACGCGGCCGCAGAAAGAACACTCCATGAAATTCCGGCCCCTCCACGACCGCGTCGTCCTTCGGCGCGCCGAAGGCAATGACAAATCCAAAGGCGGGATCATCATTCCCGACAATGCAAGGGAAAAGCCACAGGAAGGCAAAGTGGTCGCCGTCGGCCCGGGGCTCCGCGACGAAGGCGGCAAGCTCGTCCCGCTCGATGTGAAGGCGGGCGATGCGGTTCTCTTCGGCAAATGGTCCGGCACCGAGATCAAGATCGGCGGCGACGACCTGCTGATCATGAAGGAATCCGACATCATGGGCATCGTCGAGCCCACGGCTGCAGCCGAAAAGGCCGCCTGACCGGGCGATTTCCTACACTCAGTTTCAAGAACGAACGGATCGAAATCTTATGTCTTCCAAGGAAATCAAATTCGGTGCCGACGCGCGCGACCGCATGCTGCGCGGCGTCGAGCTCCTCAACAACGCAGTCAAGGTGACGCTCGGCCCCAAGGGCCGCAATGTCTTGATCAACAAGGCCTATGGCGCGCCGCGCATCACCAAGGACGGCGTCACCGTCGCCAAGGAGATCGAGCTTGACGACAAGTTCGAGAACATGGGCGCCCAGATGGTGCGCGAAGTGGCCTCCAAGACCAACGACCTCGCCGGCGACGGCACCACCACTGCGACTGTGCTCGCCGCCTCCATCTTTCGCGAAGGCACCAGGCTGGTGGCCGCCGGCATGAACCCGATGGACCTGAAGCGCGGCATCGATCTTGCGGTCGCAGCCGTGGTCAAGGACATCGAGGCCCGCGCCAGCAAAGTCAAATCCTCCGGCGAGATCGCGCAGGTCGGCACCATCGCCGCCAATGGCGATGCCACGGTAGGCGAGATGATCGCCAAGGCGATGGAAAAGGTCGGCAATGAGGGCGTGATCACGGTCGAAGAGGCCAAGACCGCCGAGACCGAGCTGGAAGTCGTCGAAGGCATGCAGTTCGACCGCGGCTACCTGTCGCCCTATTTCGTCACCAATGCGGAGAAGATGCGCGCCGAGCTCGAGGACGTCTACATCCTCATTCACGAGAAGAAGCTCGGCAATCTGCAGGCGATGCTGCCGATCCTCGAAGCCGTCGTCCAGACGGGCAAGCCGCTGCTGATCATCTCCGAAGACGTCGAAGGCGAAGCGCTCGCAACGCTCGTCGTCAACAAGCTGCGCGGGGGGCTGAAGGTCGCCGCCGTCAAGGCGCCTGGCTTCGGCGACCGCCGCAAGGCCATGCTCGAGGACATCGCCGTGCTGACGGCCGGCCAGATGGTTTCCGAGGATCTCGGCATCAAGCTCGAGAACGTCACGCTCGACATGCTGGGCCGGGCCAAGCGCGTTCTGATCGAGAAGGACACGACGACGATCGTGGATGGCGCCGGCGGAAAGGCCGACATCTCGGCACGTATCCAGCAGATCAAGGGTCAGATCGAGGAAACCACCTCGGACTACGACAAGGAAAAGCTGCAGGAGCGGCTTGCCAAGCTGGCCGGCGGCGTTGCCGTCATCCGCGTCGGCGGCGCGACCGAGACCGAGGTCAAGGAAAAGAAGGACCGCATCGACGACGCGCTGAACGCCACCCGCGCGGCGGTCGAGGAAGGCATCGTGCCTGGCGGCGGCGTTGCGCTGTTGCGCGCCAAGGCAGCTCTGGCGGGCCTTGCGGGGGCGAACGCCGACATGACCGCCGGCATCTCGATCGTCCTGCGGGCGCTCGAAGCGCCGATCCGGCAGATATCCGCCAATGCCGGCGTCGAAGGCTCCATCGTCGTCGGCAAGCTCCTGGAAGCGAAGGATCCCAATATGGGCTTCAACGCGCAGACGGAACTTTACGTCGACATGATCAAGGCAGGCATCGTCGATCCGGCAAAGGTCGTCCGCACGGCCCTGCAGGATGCGGGCTCCATCGCCGCGCTGCTGGTCACCACGGAGGCGATGGTCGCCGATATGCCGCAGAAGGACGCGCCCGCGGTCTCGGGCGCCGGCGGTATGGGCGGCATGGGCTACTGAAAACGGTCGCAAGTCCCGCCGGAAACGGCGGGACTCGGACAAATTTGACCGCCGCGGGACAATCAGCGGCCGCTGGGGCCAGGTGCCCCGCAAACCGCCCTGCGGCGGAGGATAAGGTGACAATCATGATGACCCATCGTTTTGCCGTCGGCCAGCTCGTCCGTATGAACGGAGGCTTTGGCGCCTTGCCTGCCGCGGCCGAGACCTATCGCATCACGGCGACCCTGCCGCCGGCGCGCGAAAACTCGCCCCAATACCGCATTCGCAACGAAACCGAACGTTACGAACGCATGACCACAGAAGACAATCTCGAAGAAATATAAGGTCGCCGCCAGCCCCTGGGGCTGCCCCTCTCAAAGGAAATAGAAAATGGCCAAAGGACAAAAACGCAGCAGCCGCGAGATCAGAAAACCGAAGCAGGACAAGGCCGCGCCAAAGGTGGCGGCATTGGCCGGTTCGCAGGTCAAGCAGGCTAGCAGCAGCAACGTCTCCTTCGGGAAAGCCAAGAAGACCTGAGAACGTGCTCCACGCCTTCCTCGCCGCCGGCATGACCAAACCGGCGTCGAAACTGCCGCCACGACCATAGGGGCGGACATTGCCGCGGACACGTTTTGCCCGCGGCAATTCTTATCCGGCCTTGACACGGACGTGCGCCGGGGCCCATCCTCACATTTCACCAGGGGGGTCCCGACAAGGGGCTGAGATACTGCTGGCGCGAATGCAGCGCAGTGACCCGTTGAACCTGATCCAGTTCATACTGGCGTAGGGATGGTGCGAAGGTCCTTGCGGCATCGCTTCGACGGAAATGACAAGGTTTTCCGGAACGCAGACGGTAACAAGGTCCCATTCTCATCCTTCCGGCGACGAACTGGGTCTCCATTGCAACAACGCAAAGGAGCCTCGTCATGGATGTTCGGACACGAGAAAAGGCCGCGGTCGAAGTCACCACCGGCCCCCTGCCCGCTTCAAGGAAAGTCTATAAGCCCGGCGCGCTTCACGATGGGCTGCGCGTGCCGCTGCGCGAGATCGCCGTGCATCCCAGCGCCGGCGAACCGCCCGTCACCGTCTACGATTCCTCCGGTCCCTACACCGATCCGGACGTCTCGATCGAGATCGACAAGGGCCTGCCACGCACCCGCGAAGCCTGGATCAAGGCGCGCGGCGACGTGGAAACCTATGACGGCCGCGCGGTGGCTCCCGCCGACAACGGCTTCGTCACCGGCGACCGGCTGACACCGGAATTTCCCGCCCTGCGCAGGCCGCTGAGGGCCAAGGACGGCAAGGCGGTGACACAGATCGCCTATGCCCGCGCCGGCATCGTCACGCCGGAGATGGAATTCGTCGCCATCCGCGAAAACCTTGGCCGGGCCCAGGCGAAACACGCCCTCGCGCGCGACGGCGAGAGCTTCGGCGCGGCGGTGCCCGATTTCGTCACGCCGGAATTCGTGCGCGACGAGATCGCGCGCGGCCGCGCCATCATCCCGGCAAACATCAACCACCCGGAAACGGAGCCGATGATCATCGGCCGCAATTTCCTGACCAAGATCAACGCCAATATCGGCAATTCCGCCGTCACCTCCTCGATGGCCGAAGAGGTGGAGAAGATGGTCTGGGCGACGCGCTGGGGCGCCGACACGGTGATGGACCTTTCCACCGGCCGCAACATCCACAATATCCGCGAATGGATCATCCGCAATTCGCCCGTTCCGATCGGTACCGTCCCCATCTACCAGGCGCTGGAAAAGGTGAACGGCACGCCCGAGGCGCTCACCTGGGAAATCTACCGCGATACGCTGATCGAGCAGGCCGAACAGGGCGTCGACTACTTCACCATCCATGCCGGCGTGCGCCTGCACTATATCCCGCTCACCGTCGACCGCGTGACCGGCATCGTCTCGCGCGGCGGCTCCATCATGGCCAAATGGTGCCTCGCCCACCACAAGGAAAGCTTCCTCTACGAGCATTTCGAGGAGATCTGCGACATCTGCCGCGCCTATGACGTTTCCTTCTCGCTGGGCGACGGGCTGCGGCCGGGCTCGATTGCCGACGCCAACGACGCCGCCCAGTTCGCTGAGCTCGAAACGCTGGGAGAGCTGACCAAGATCGCCTGGGCGAAGGACTGCCAGGTGATGATCGAGGGGCCGGGCCATGTTCCCATGCACAAGATCAAGGAGAACATGGACAAGCAGCTCGAGATTTGCGGCGAGGCTCCATTCTATACGCTCGGCCCGCTCACCACTGACATCGCGCCCGGCTACGACCACATCACTTCGGCCATCGGTGCGGCGATGATCGGCTGGTTCGGCACGGCCATGCTCTGCTACGTCACGCCCAAGGAGCATCTGGGCCTGCCCGACCGTGACGACGTGAAGACCGGCGTCATCACCTACAAGATCGCCGCCCACGCCTCCGACCTTGCCAAGGGGCATCCGGCGGCGAAGATCAGGGACGACGCCCTCTCGCGGGCGCGCTTCGAGTTCCGCTGGGAGGATCAGTTCAACCTGTCGCTCGACCCGGAGACCGCACGCGACTTCCACGACGAGACCCTGCCGAAGGAGGCGCACAAGGTGGCGCATTTCTGCTCCATGTGTGGCCCCAAATTCTGCTCCATGCGGATTTCCCATGAGATCCGCGATGCGGCCCAGCAAAAGGGGAAGCAGGAGGGCATGGAGAAGATGGCGGAGCGTTACCGCCAGGGCGGCGACCTTTACATGCCCGCCGATGAGGTGGAAGCAGCCGGCGAAGGCGGCGCTTGAGCCATGAAAGTGCTGGTCAAGGGGGCCGGCGTTGCCGGCCTCACGCTCGCCCATGAGCTTGCCGCTCGCACCATGGACGTGGTCGTGACGGAGACGCGGCCCGGCCTTGCCGGCAGCGCCTCGTGGCAGGCCGGCGGCATGCTGGCGCCATGGTGCGAGCGGGAGAGCGCGGAAGAGGATGTGATCGCGCTCGGCGCTTCGGCCGCCGATTGGTGGGACGAAGCCCTGCCCGGCCATGTCGAACGCAAGGGAACGCTGGTGCTGGCCCAGCCGCGCGATGCGGGCGAGTTGTCCCGCTTCGCCCAGCGCACCAGCGGCTGTTCATGGCTGGATGGCGACCAGGTGGGCGAGCTTGAACCGGACCTTGCCGGACGCTTCCGCCGTGGCCTGTTCTTCGCCCGCGAAGCCCATCTCGATCCGCGCCGGGCGCTGGAGGCGCTTCACCGGAAGCTTGCCGCAACGGGCGTTGCGTTCCGCTTCGATGCCGGGCCTGATCCTGCGGAAGACGCTGATTTCGTGGCCGACTGCACGGGCATGGCCTCGCCGCAGGCAGGCCTGCGCGGCGTGCGCGGCGAGATGCTGATCCTGCACGCGCCTGAAATCGCGCTGTCGCGTCCCGTAAGGCTGCTCCATCCCCGCTTCCCCGTCTATGTCGTGCCGCGCGCCGGCCACCGCTTCATGGTCGGCGCCACCATGCTGGAAAGCGATGCCTCGGGACCAGTGACCGCCCGCTCCATGATGGAGCTGCTCGCCGCCGCCTGCGGGCTGCACCCCGCCTTCGGCGAGGCCGAAGTGGTGGAAACGGCAAGCGGCGTACGCCCCGCCTACGCCGACAATCTGCCGCGCGTTCAAATGGATGGACGGACCATCCGCATCAACGGGCTTTACCGTCACGGCTTCCTTCTGGCCCCGGCGATGGCCAGACGCGCGGCGGCGACAATGATGAGGATGGCGCACGATCCTGCCGGGAAGGAGGAATTTCTCCATGCAGCTCACGATTAACGGCGAAAAGAAAGAAGTCTCGGCGGCCACGCTGGCGGGCTTGCTCGTGGAACTCGACTACCGGGGCGACTGGCTCGCCACCGCCCGCAACGGCGAAATCGTGCCTCGGGACCTGCGCTCCGAGTGCCGCCTCGACGAAGGCGACCGCATCGAAATTCTTTCTCCCATGCAGGGAGGCTGAACGATGCTGGAGCTCTACGGAAAGACGCTGTCCTCGCGGCTGCTGCTCGGCACCGCCCAATATCCCTCGCCCGCGATCATGGCGGAAGCCATCCGGGCGAGCCGGACGGAAATCGTCACCGTTTCCCTGCGCCGCGAGACGGCGGGCGCGGGAAGCGGCGGCGGGTTCTGGTCGCTGATCCGCTCGCTGAACGTCGACGTGCTGCCCAACACCGCCGGATGCCACTCGGTCAAGGAAGCCGTCACCACAGCGCGGATGGCGCGCGAGCTGTTCGCAACGAACTGGATCAAGCTCGAAGTGATCGGCAATCCCGACACACTGCAACCGGACGTCTTCGGGCTGGTCGAGGCCGCGCGCATCCTGTCCGACGAGGGCTTCGAGGTCTTTCCCTATACGACCGACGATCTCATCGTCGCCGAGCGCCTGCTGGAGGCCGGCTGCCGGGTGCTGATGCCCTGGTGCGCGCCCATAGGCTCGGCGCGCGGGCCCTCGAATCCCGACGCGCTGCGCTCCCTGCGCGGCTATTTTCCGGACACGCCGCTCATCGTCGATGCGGGGCTCGGCCGTCCCTCCCATGCGGCAATCGTCATGGAACTCGGCTACGATGCCGTTCTGCTCAACACGGCGGTTGCCAAGGCCGGCGACCCCGTCCGCATGGCCTCGGCCTTCGCGGATGCCGTGGATGCCGGCCACGCCGCGCACGAGGCCGGCCTGCTGGAGCCGCGCGACATGGCGGTTCCCTCCACGCCTATTTTCGGCAAGGCGGTGCTGACATGAAGCTCGACCCGTTCTACCTGATCGTGGACAGCGCGGCCTGGATCGAGCGTCTCGTGCCGCTCGGCGTCAAATTCGTGCAGCTGCGCGTCAAGGACGCCCCCGGGGACGCGCTGCGCCGCGAAATCCGCCGCGCCCGCGACATCTGTTCGGCCCACCATTGCCAGCTCGTCGTCAACGACTACTGGCGCATCGCCATCGAAGAAGCCTGCGACTTCGTGCATCTGGGCCAGGAAGACCTCGCGGAAGCCGACCGGACGGCGATAGGCAGGGCCGGGGTGAAGCTGGGGCTGAGCACCCATGACCATGCCGAGCTCGAGACCGCGCTGGCCGCCGAGCCTGATTACATCGCGCTCGGTCCCATCTACCCGACCATCCTGAAAAAGATGAAATGGGCGCCGCAAGGCCTGCCGCGCATCGCCGAGTGGAAGGCGCGCGTTTCGCCTCTGCCTCTGGTGGCCATCGGCGGCCTGACGCCTGAGCGGCTTCCGGGCGTCTTCGAGCACGGCGCCGACTGCGCCGCCGTCGTCACCGACATCACGCTCAGCGCCGATCCGGAACGGCGCACCCGGCAATGGCTGACGGCGACCGCGCCATGGCGATGAAGGGCGATCGCCATGTGCTGATCGTCGCCGGCTCCGACTCCTCCGGCGGCGCCGGCATCGCCCGCGACATCGAGACCGTCGCCGCATGCGGCCTGCGCTCATGCCTTGCCGTAACGGCGGTGACCGTCCAGACCCATGAGCGGGTCGAGCGTATCGAGCGCGTCGCACCCGAGAATGTCGCCGCCCAGATGCGCGCTGCGCTTGCCGCCAACGACGTCGCCGCGATCAAGATTGGCATGCTTGGCGCGGGCGGCGCGGTGGAGGCGGTCGCCGCCGTCCTGCGTGACCACGCTGCCGTGCCGGTGGTTCTCGATCCCGTCATCGCCGCCTCCTCGGGCCGGGCCCTCCTCCCCGCGATGCGGTGGACCTCATGCGCCGGCAACTGATGCCGCTATGCATCCTGGTAACGCCGAACCTTGTGGAACTCGCCATTCTGACCAACGAAGCTCCCGCCGGCGACGAAGCCGCGATGGAGCGGCAGGCGCGCGCCGTTCTGGACACCGGATGCGCCGGAGTGCTGGCCAAGGGCGGCCATATGAGCGGAACCCGCGCAACGGATATCCTGCTGCGGCGGGAACAGGCGGCGCGCCGCTTCGAGGCGCCCCGCATCGCCGGCTCCCTGCGCGGCACCGGCTGCATGCTGTCCAGCGCCATAGCCGCCTGTCTGGCGCGGGGCGAGCCGATGGAAGCAAGCATCGGGGAGGCGAAGGCGATGGTGCTGGAGCGGCTGGCGCGGCGCCATCTTCCGTTCTAAGGTCGGGACCTGCTGATCTACCGTCATTGCCCCATGCGAAAGGCCCATCATGATCGCCTGGTCGATCTTCATTCCCGCCTGCTTCGCGCTCAACTGCGCGCCGGGTCCCAACAACATGCTGGCCTTCGCCAACGGCGCGCGGCTGGGCCTGGTTCCCGCCATGGTCGGCGGCCTCGGCCGCATGCCGGCCTTCGCCATTCTTATCGCGGTCACCATTGTCGGCCTCGGCGCGATCCTGGCGACCTCGGCGGTGGCTTTCACCATCATCAAGATCGTCGGCGCGCTTTACCTGATCTATGTGGGCATCCAGTTCTGGCGCAAGGCACGGGCGCTCGCTGCGGCGCAGTCGTCCGAATCGGCGGTGGCGGCGCTGATGCGGCGCGACTTTCTCATCGCCATCAGCAATCCCAAGGCCATCGCCGTGTTCACCGCCTTTTTCCCGCAATTCATCGATGCCTCCCAACCCGCCTGGAGCCAGTTGGCGGCGATGGGGGGCGTGTTCCTCCTTCTGGAGGTCGCGGCGGTGCTGCTTTATGTGGCGGCCGGGGTCCTGCTCGGCAGGATGCTGAAATCCCAACGCATTTTCGTCAATCTCAACCGCCTGGTCGGCGGCGTCCTGGTCGCCTCCGGCGCGAGCATGGTCCTGTCGAGGCAATAAAAAGCCCGCCCAAAGCAGGGCCAAACCGGAAAAAACCAGCCATTTCCAGGTGAAAACGGGCCGGTTTCAGCCCAAAACGGGTCGAAACGGCCTGAGAATCAGTCGTCCCGGTAGACTTTCTCGCGGCGTTCGTGGCGCTCCTGCGCTTCGATCGACAGGGTCGCGATGGGCCGTGCGTCGAGACGTTTCAGCGAAATCGGCTCGCCGGTCTCCTCGCAATAGCCATAGGTGCCCTCGTCGATGCGCTGCAGCGCGGCGTCGATCTTGGAGATGAGCTTGCGCTGCCGGTCGCGCGCGCGCAGCTCGATCGCCCGGTCCGTCTCGGAGGAAGCGCGGTCGGCAAGGTCGGGATGATTGGCGTTTTCCTGCTGAAGCGCTTCCAGTGTTTCGCGGGCTTCTCTGAGGATTTCGCTCTTCCAGGCGATCAACTTGCCGCGGAAATATGCGCGCTGCCGATCGTTCATGAAGGGTTCGTCCTCGGATGGGACGTATTTTGCATCAACGAGATCGGTCATCGATTTACCCCACGGCTACCAGCGGCGCCTATATATTCGTGGAAGCCGCCCCCGACAAGCACAAAGCAGGCTCCGGTAACGCATTTGTCAAAATCTTATTAATATTGCAGACGGATGAGGCAAATCGTTGCGACGGCAGCGTCTTTGCGCGTGACCGTGAAATTTTTCTCCCCGCAGCTTGAGCGGCCGGAGATATCGGCTGGCATCCCGCGGACGAATCACGCCGTACTTGCGGTTCGCAGCGCGGAGGTGACCCATGTACAGGCTCTATCTGATGCGTCATGCCAAGGCGGCATGGGGAGGACCGGCCGTTTCCGACTTCGATCGGCCGCTGGCCCCCACCGGAAAGGAGGATGCCAGGCTCCTCGGCCAGAACAT
This window harbors:
- a CDS encoding thiamine phosphate synthase is translated as MKLDPFYLIVDSAAWIERLVPLGVKFVQLRVKDAPGDALRREIRRARDICSAHHCQLVVNDYWRIAIEEACDFVHLGQEDLAEADRTAIGRAGVKLGLSTHDHAELETALAAEPDYIALGPIYPTILKKMKWAPQGLPRIAEWKARVSPLPLVAIGGLTPERLPGVFEHGADCAAVVTDITLSADPERRTRQWLTATAPWR
- the thiO gene encoding glycine oxidase ThiO, with translation MKVLVKGAGVAGLTLAHELAARTMDVVVTETRPGLAGSASWQAGGMLAPWCERESAEEDVIALGASAADWWDEALPGHVERKGTLVLAQPRDAGELSRFAQRTSGCSWLDGDQVGELEPDLAGRFRRGLFFAREAHLDPRRALEALHRKLAATGVAFRFDAGPDPAEDADFVADCTGMASPQAGLRGVRGEMLILHAPEIALSRPVRLLHPRFPVYVVPRAGHRFMVGATMLESDASGPVTARSMMELLAAACGLHPAFGEAEVVETASGVRPAYADNLPRVQMDGRTIRINGLYRHGFLLAPAMARRAAATMMRMAHDPAGKEEFLHAAHD
- the thiC gene encoding phosphomethylpyrimidine synthase ThiC, producing the protein MDVRTREKAAVEVTTGPLPASRKVYKPGALHDGLRVPLREIAVHPSAGEPPVTVYDSSGPYTDPDVSIEIDKGLPRTREAWIKARGDVETYDGRAVAPADNGFVTGDRLTPEFPALRRPLRAKDGKAVTQIAYARAGIVTPEMEFVAIRENLGRAQAKHALARDGESFGAAVPDFVTPEFVRDEIARGRAIIPANINHPETEPMIIGRNFLTKINANIGNSAVTSSMAEEVEKMVWATRWGADTVMDLSTGRNIHNIREWIIRNSPVPIGTVPIYQALEKVNGTPEALTWEIYRDTLIEQAEQGVDYFTIHAGVRLHYIPLTVDRVTGIVSRGGSIMAKWCLAHHKESFLYEHFEEICDICRAYDVSFSLGDGLRPGSIADANDAAQFAELETLGELTKIAWAKDCQVMIEGPGHVPMHKIKENMDKQLEICGEAPFYTLGPLTTDIAPGYDHITSAIGAAMIGWFGTAMLCYVTPKEHLGLPDRDDVKTGVITYKIAAHASDLAKGHPAAKIRDDALSRARFEFRWEDQFNLSLDPETARDFHDETLPKEAHKVAHFCSMCGPKFCSMRISHEIRDAAQQKGKQEGMEKMAERYRQGGDLYMPADEVEAAGEGGA
- the thiS gene encoding sulfur carrier protein ThiS, coding for MQLTINGEKKEVSAATLAGLLVELDYRGDWLATARNGEIVPRDLRSECRLDEGDRIEILSPMQGG
- a CDS encoding thiazole synthase translates to MLELYGKTLSSRLLLGTAQYPSPAIMAEAIRASRTEIVTVSLRRETAGAGSGGGFWSLIRSLNVDVLPNTAGCHSVKEAVTTARMARELFATNWIKLEVIGNPDTLQPDVFGLVEAARILSDEGFEVFPYTTDDLIVAERLLEAGCRVLMPWCAPIGSARGPSNPDALRSLRGYFPDTPLIVDAGLGRPSHAAIVMELGYDAVLLNTAVAKAGDPVRMASAFADAVDAGHAAHEAGLLEPRDMAVPSTPIFGKAVLT
- a CDS encoding LysR family transcriptional regulator, which encodes MLTLRQIEVVRAVMVAGSIAGAARLLNVAQPGVSRSMKHLEDLLGIKLFIRKGGRYVPSPEAVHVFEQLQEVHKKIEDLQFTIRQLERGRGVELSFGSVPSIANVMVPRAIAAIKRRYPDIRIDIDILKIEDAIDYLMLGRGEFVAMSYRFDHPSILFEPLARGHLVVIVAPNHPLAAREVVTPAEIASCPLIGIDPNDPYGGIMASIFAREDLDYDIAIRARFGTTVLALIKEDLGVAVVDTFTVADIARSDIAVVPIAGPTEFQTYIARRSDVALSSFAETLIDKLRHIMEETTARGAKL
- the groL gene encoding chaperonin GroEL (60 kDa chaperone family; promotes refolding of misfolded polypeptides especially under stressful conditions; forms two stacked rings of heptamers to form a barrel-shaped 14mer; ends can be capped by GroES; misfolded proteins enter the barrel where they are refolded when GroES binds) gives rise to the protein MSSKEIKFGADARDRMLRGVELLNNAVKVTLGPKGRNVLINKAYGAPRITKDGVTVAKEIELDDKFENMGAQMVREVASKTNDLAGDGTTTATVLAASIFREGTRLVAAGMNPMDLKRGIDLAVAAVVKDIEARASKVKSSGEIAQVGTIAANGDATVGEMIAKAMEKVGNEGVITVEEAKTAETELEVVEGMQFDRGYLSPYFVTNAEKMRAELEDVYILIHEKKLGNLQAMLPILEAVVQTGKPLLIISEDVEGEALATLVVNKLRGGLKVAAVKAPGFGDRRKAMLEDIAVLTAGQMVSEDLGIKLENVTLDMLGRAKRVLIEKDTTTIVDGAGGKADISARIQQIKGQIEETTSDYDKEKLQERLAKLAGGVAVIRVGGATETEVKEKKDRIDDALNATRAAVEEGIVPGGGVALLRAKAALAGLAGANADMTAGISIVLRALEAPIRQISANAGVEGSIVVGKLLEAKDPNMGFNAQTELYVDMIKAGIVDPAKVVRTALQDAGSIAALLVTTEAMVADMPQKDAPAVSGAGGMGGMGY
- a CDS encoding co-chaperone GroES; translated protein: MKFRPLHDRVVLRRAEGNDKSKGGIIIPDNAREKPQEGKVVAVGPGLRDEGGKLVPLDVKAGDAVLFGKWSGTEIKIGGDDLLIMKESDIMGIVEPTAAAEKAA
- the dksA gene encoding RNA polymerase-binding protein DksA, with protein sequence MTDLVDAKYVPSEDEPFMNDRQRAYFRGKLIAWKSEILREARETLEALQQENANHPDLADRASSETDRAIELRARDRQRKLISKIDAALQRIDEGTYGYCEETGEPISLKRLDARPIATLSIEAQERHERREKVYRDD
- a CDS encoding LysE family translocator, encoding MIAWSIFIPACFALNCAPGPNNMLAFANGARLGLVPAMVGGLGRMPAFAILIAVTIVGLGAILATSAVAFTIIKIVGALYLIYVGIQFWRKARALAAAQSSESAVAALMRRDFLIAISNPKAIAVFTAFFPQFIDASQPAWSQLAAMGGVFLLLEVAAVLLYVAAGVLLGRMLKSQRIFVNLNRLVGGVLVASGASMVLSRQ